A window from Salvia miltiorrhiza cultivar Shanhuang (shh) chromosome 2, IMPLAD_Smil_shh, whole genome shotgun sequence encodes these proteins:
- the LOC131009796 gene encoding secreted RxLR effector protein 161-like, which yields MKRIPYASAIGSIMYVMTSTRPDVAYALSMTGRFQQNPGEVHWRTVKTILKYLRRTKEYFFVYGGQPELSVTGYIDASFQTDHDDYKSQSGYVFILNGGAVSWNSSKQSTTADSTTEAEYIAASEAAKEAVALLEFVKELGVIPSTNCAIPLYYDNTGAVAQANEPRPTNRNKHIPRRYHLIREIIERGDVKLERVPTDDNLADHFTKPLCIAKHNKHFESLGVRHVGSWL from the coding sequence ATGAAAAGGATCCCATATGCTTCTGCTATAGGATCGATAATGTATGTCATGACATCTACTAGGCCAGATGTGGCATATGCGCTTAGCATGACAGGCAGATTTCAGCAAAATCCCGGTGAGGTACATTGGAGAACTGTCAAGACTATTCTAAAGTACCTTAGAAGGACTAAAGAATACTTCTTTGTCTATGGTGGACAGCCAGAGTTATCAGTTACTGGGTATATTGATGCTAGCTTCCAAACAGACCATGATGACTATAAGTCACAGTCTGGCTATGTCTTCATCCTCAATGGTGGAGCAGTTAGTTGGAATAGTTCCAAACAAAGCACTACTGCCGACTCCACCACCGAAGCCGAGTATATTGCTGCATCTGAAGCTGCTAAGGAAGCTGTGGCTCTGTTAGAATTCGTGAAAGAACTGGGTGTCATTCCAAGTACCAATTGTGCAATACCGTTGTATTATGACAACACTGGTGCAGTTGCGCAAGCAAATGAACCAAGACCCACGAATAGAAACAAGCACATTCCCCGGAGATATCATCTGATCAGAGAAATAATTGAAAGAGGCGACGTGAAATTAGAAAGAGTACCCACTGATGATAACTTAGCCGATCATTTCACCAAGCCGTTGTGTATAGCAAAACACAACAAGCATTTTGAGAGCTTGGGTGTTAGACATGTTGGAAGTTGGCTTTGA